A part of Eubacterium sp. AB3007 genomic DNA contains:
- the infC gene encoding translation initiation factor IF-3: MDSNGEMIGIISRNEALSLAEERKLDLVEISPNANPPVAKILDYGKYRYDMQKREKEAKKKQKTIQVKEIRLSTFIEEHDVQVKAKTACKFLKDGDKVKVSLRFRGRERDYVNKGRDVMNAFADACAEVGVVDRKPSFEGRSLTMFLSPKPAEKQKKSKDKDNGK; this comes from the coding sequence ATCGACAGCAATGGAGAGATGATCGGTATCATCAGCCGGAACGAGGCTTTGTCTCTGGCTGAGGAGAGAAAACTGGATCTTGTGGAGATCTCACCGAATGCCAATCCGCCCGTCGCAAAGATCCTGGACTACGGTAAGTATCGTTACGACATGCAGAAACGAGAGAAGGAAGCCAAGAAGAAACAGAAGACCATCCAGGTCAAGGAGATTCGTCTGAGCACCTTCATCGAGGAGCATGATGTGCAGGTGAAGGCCAAGACTGCATGCAAGTTCCTGAAGGATGGGGACAAGGTCAAGGTCAGTCTGCGATTCCGTGGACGTGAGCGTGATTACGTGAACAAAGGCCGCGATGTGATGAACGCTTTTGCGGATGCATGCGCAGAAGTGGGAGTGGTGGACAGGAAGCCTTCGTTTGAGGGCAGAAGCCTCACCATGTTCCTTTCACCGAAACCTGCAGAAAAACAGAAAAAGTCAAAAGACAAGGATAACGGAAAGTAA
- a CDS encoding DUF819 domain-containing protein: MLSSLFQSALGRETLVAADDTWALLFVLVVSVGIAIYLEQKYDWASKISGAIIALIFALVLSNLAIIPTSCVLYDDIIWGYAVPMGIPLLLLQCNMKRIWKETGRVMVIFLIGAVGTVCGAFIAYGLLHNVVPEAAGVAAMMTGSYIGGGVNFAALAGQFEISGETVGATTVADNLLMALYFFVLIFIAGTNFFRSRFPHPHIDAVEAQEIDESKTQAAAYWGRKDISLKDIAINIAYSVVIVFLAQLIASGIAAVIPTSNPVLEICNVFFGSQYVWITTLSMIVATFGEKQVEKLNGSQEIGTYFIYLFLFVIGVPASIVKIITETPSLLLFTAIMVLVNMVFCFVAGKLLRFDLEDSILASNANIGGPTTAAGMAISQGWSQLVGPIMLVGTFGYVVGTYLGVVVGGILGA, translated from the coding sequence ATGCTGAGTTCATTATTCCAAAGCGCTCTGGGAAGAGAAACGCTGGTGGCCGCAGACGATACCTGGGCACTGTTGTTTGTCCTGGTGGTCAGTGTGGGCATTGCCATATACCTGGAGCAGAAGTATGACTGGGCCTCCAAGATCTCGGGTGCCATCATAGCACTGATCTTTGCACTGGTCCTGTCCAACCTTGCCATCATCCCCACAAGTTGCGTGCTGTATGATGATATCATCTGGGGGTATGCCGTTCCTATGGGAATCCCGCTCCTGCTGCTGCAGTGTAACATGAAGAGGATCTGGAAAGAAACGGGCCGAGTCATGGTCATCTTTCTGATCGGTGCAGTGGGAACCGTCTGCGGTGCATTCATCGCCTATGGTCTGCTGCACAACGTGGTGCCGGAGGCAGCCGGTGTTGCGGCTATGATGACTGGTTCATATATCGGAGGTGGCGTGAATTTCGCGGCTCTGGCGGGGCAGTTTGAGATTAGCGGAGAGACCGTGGGTGCTACCACCGTGGCGGATAATCTGCTGATGGCACTGTATTTCTTTGTGCTGATCTTCATCGCCGGTACCAATTTCTTCCGGAGCAGGTTTCCACATCCTCACATCGATGCCGTAGAGGCACAGGAGATCGATGAGTCCAAGACACAGGCAGCTGCTTACTGGGGGAGGAAGGATATTTCTCTAAAGGACATCGCAATCAACATTGCCTACAGCGTTGTGATCGTATTTCTGGCACAGCTTATCGCCAGCGGGATCGCGGCGGTGATCCCCACCAGCAACCCGGTACTGGAAATCTGCAATGTATTCTTTGGCAGCCAGTATGTCTGGATCACCACACTGTCTATGATCGTGGCCACCTTTGGAGAAAAGCAGGTGGAGAAGCTGAACGGGTCACAGGAGATCGGGACGTACTTCATCTATCTGTTCCTCTTTGTCATCGGTGTGCCGGCTTCCATCGTCAAGATCATTACAGAAACGCCATCGCTGCTGTTGTTCACAGCGATCATGGTTCTGGTCAACATGGTGTTCTGCTTTGTGGCAGGGAAACTACTTCGCTTCGATCTGGAGGACTCGATCCTTGCGTCCAACGCCAACATCGGTGGGCCGACGACAGCTGCAGGCATGGCCATCTCACAGGGATGGAGCCAGCTGGTGGGTCCCATCATGCTGGTAGGAACCTTCGGATATGTGGTAGGTACCTACCTTGGTGTTGTGGTTGGCGGTATTTTAGGCGCATAG
- the rpmI gene encoding 50S ribosomal protein L35 produces the protein MAKNKMKSHRGACKRLKLTGSGKIQRHKAYKSHILTKKTPKRKMGLRKSTVLTSADHKRMLRSMAK, from the coding sequence ATGGCAAAGAACAAGATGAAGTCCCATAGGGGCGCATGCAAGAGACTGAAGCTGACCGGTTCCGGAAAGATCCAGAGACATAAGGCTTACAAGAGCCACATCCTGACCAAGAAGACCCCGAAGAGAAAGATGGGGCTCCGCAAGTCTACCGTACTGACCAGTGCGGATCACAAGAGAATGTTAAGGTCTATGGCTAAATAG
- the coaBC gene encoding bifunctional phosphopantothenoylcysteine decarboxylase/phosphopantothenate--cysteine ligase CoaBC — translation MNFKDKKILIGISGGIAAYKIASLVSRLSQEGAEVHVIMTEHACEFISPLTMETLSGQKCCTDTFDRSRPFEVEHIEVTKDADLYLIAPATANVIAKVACGIADDMLTTTFLAADCPKMVAPAMNTRMYSNQITQDNLDRLRKYEIEVIDPMVGHLACGDTGAGKMPSPEDLYAAMERRIARKKDLAGKRVLVTAGATCESMDPVRFITNHSSGKMGFAMAKECMLRGAEVILVKAATTATPPQFCQIAEAKSAEELFKTVKRLAVNADVVIMAAAVADYTPAEYVDHKVKKKDGELSVELKRTVDILAHIGARKRPEQFFCGFSMETENLIENSTAKLQKKNLDMIIANSLVDAGSGFQTDTNKVTIIRPEGVERCELMSKEMVAKTVIDRIADEING, via the coding sequence ATGAATTTCAAGGATAAGAAGATTCTGATCGGCATCAGCGGAGGCATTGCGGCCTACAAGATCGCCAGTCTGGTGTCCCGTCTGAGCCAGGAGGGAGCAGAGGTGCACGTGATCATGACGGAGCATGCCTGCGAGTTTATCTCGCCGTTGACCATGGAGACCCTGAGTGGCCAGAAATGCTGCACTGATACTTTTGACCGAAGTCGGCCCTTTGAGGTGGAACACATCGAGGTGACTAAGGATGCGGATCTGTATCTGATCGCGCCAGCCACCGCCAATGTCATTGCCAAAGTCGCCTGTGGCATCGCCGATGATATGCTGACTACCACATTCCTGGCGGCGGACTGCCCCAAGATGGTAGCCCCTGCCATGAACACCAGGATGTACAGCAATCAGATCACTCAGGACAACCTGGACAGGCTCAGAAAGTACGAGATTGAGGTGATCGATCCCATGGTGGGGCACCTGGCATGCGGAGATACAGGGGCAGGGAAGATGCCCTCTCCGGAGGATCTCTACGCGGCCATGGAGCGTCGCATCGCCAGAAAGAAAGATCTGGCAGGCAAGCGGGTGCTGGTGACCGCCGGTGCTACCTGCGAATCCATGGATCCTGTCCGCTTTATCACCAACCATTCCAGCGGGAAGATGGGATTTGCCATGGCCAAGGAATGCATGCTCCGAGGTGCGGAGGTGATCCTGGTGAAGGCAGCCACCACGGCGACCCCACCCCAGTTCTGTCAGATCGCGGAGGCAAAGAGTGCTGAGGAGTTGTTCAAGACGGTCAAACGACTGGCGGTGAATGCGGATGTGGTGATCATGGCAGCAGCGGTTGCGGATTACACTCCTGCAGAGTACGTGGACCACAAAGTCAAAAAGAAGGACGGAGAACTCTCTGTCGAGCTGAAGCGTACGGTGGATATCCTGGCGCATATTGGTGCACGGAAACGTCCGGAGCAGTTCTTCTGCGGTTTTTCCATGGAGACAGAGAACCTGATCGAGAATTCCACTGCAAAGCTACAGAAGAAGAACCTGGATATGATCATCGCCAATAGTCTGGTAGATGCAGGGTCCGGCTTCCAGACGGACACCAACAAGGTGACCATCATCCGTCCGGAGGGAGTAGAACGCTGCGAACTGATGAGCAAGGAGATGGTGGCAAAGACCGTTATCGACCGGATCGCAGATGAAATCAATGGGTAA
- a CDS encoding M15 family metallopeptidase, with protein sequence MKVEYSKPIPVVEDPAPSKEVLFEDEAMVPVEETERLDIKMMYPLLGFRHGDPRCMLRETVHGMLQAAADLLPEGYRLRVWDAWRPFALQQELFEVYSVDIVKEFRLEKLSVEEREDFVAKFVSIPIPDQDYPPLHTTGGAVDVTILDPAGKELAFGCDFDAFTDKTRTAYFESDAGAASPEAAMFRDNRRMLYNVMLAAGFTNLPSEWWHFDYGDKIWSAITGKPAKYHGEFLIP encoded by the coding sequence ATGAAAGTAGAATATAGCAAGCCGATTCCGGTGGTAGAGGATCCTGCGCCATCGAAGGAGGTGCTGTTTGAAGACGAGGCCATGGTACCTGTGGAAGAGACTGAGAGGCTCGATATCAAGATGATGTATCCGCTTCTTGGTTTCCGTCACGGGGATCCCCGCTGCATGTTGAGAGAAACCGTGCATGGGATGCTGCAGGCCGCAGCCGATCTGTTGCCGGAAGGTTACCGCCTAAGGGTCTGGGATGCGTGGCGGCCCTTCGCGCTTCAGCAGGAACTGTTTGAAGTCTACAGCGTAGACATCGTGAAGGAGTTCCGACTGGAGAAGCTTAGTGTTGAGGAGAGGGAGGATTTTGTGGCGAAGTTTGTCTCTATTCCCATTCCAGACCAGGATTATCCGCCGCTGCACACCACAGGCGGTGCGGTGGATGTGACGATCCTGGATCCGGCGGGGAAGGAACTCGCCTTCGGCTGCGATTTCGACGCGTTTACAGACAAGACGCGAACGGCGTATTTTGAGAGCGATGCCGGTGCAGCCTCTCCGGAAGCCGCGATGTTCAGGGATAATCGCAGGATGCTGTATAACGTGATGCTCGCCGCGGGATTCACCAATCTGCCCTCTGAGTGGTGGCATTTTGATTACGGTGACAAAATCTGGTCGGCCATCACAGGTAAGCCGGCCAAGTACCACGGGGAGTTCCTGATCCCCTAG
- the rplT gene encoding 50S ribosomal protein L20 produces MARVKKGVNAHKRHKKILKQAKGFYGQKSKVFRAANPAVMRSLRSAYIGRKLKKRDYRKVWIARINAAARMNGISYSRLMDGLKKSGIEINRKMLSEMAIYDAAGFATLCETAKAACGK; encoded by the coding sequence ATGGCAAGAGTAAAGAAGGGTGTCAACGCCCATAAGAGACATAAGAAGATTCTGAAGCAGGCGAAGGGTTTCTACGGACAGAAGAGCAAGGTTTTCCGTGCAGCGAACCCGGCAGTGATGAGATCTCTGCGTTCTGCATACATCGGCAGAAAGCTCAAGAAGAGAGACTATCGTAAGGTCTGGATCGCCAGAATCAACGCAGCTGCCAGAATGAACGGCATCAGCTACAGCCGTCTGATGGATGGCCTGAAGAAGAGCGGCATCGAGATCAACCGCAAGATGCTCTCTGAGATGGCGATCTACGACGCAGCAGGATTCGCCACTCTGTGCGAGACTGCCAAGGCTGCCTGCGGAAAATAA
- a CDS encoding DUF819 domain-containing protein, whose product MWSHLFDLGSPLIGPDNTWGLWTVCVLGATLTICLEQRYRLAAKMTGALIALVIAMLLSSLRVIPMESPVWDSVWTFVAPLSLPLVLLGCDVRQMGREAGQILKCFLVGSVGTALGTMIGFLLLKDRIPELEKLVGVFTATYTGGAINFDAVGRALDVSREVLSAATVADNMVMALVFAILMIIPSMGFFRRHFHHPFIDDNEADAGAEESRGTRPYIPAYSRRSQIALKDIALSLSVALVIVGVSRLLGGWCGDLLPQGNTLVRIVHILFSNEYTWISAISISCATLKPGIFGAIHGAREIGVFLIYIYFFTLGVPASIPLLLSGSVMLLVFALVVVITNMLCCFLFGRIFRCPLEDIILAVNACIGGPTTAAAMAGAKGWNSLAGPAILVGVLGYALGSYLGLMAGGFLCA is encoded by the coding sequence ATGTGGAGTCATCTGTTTGATCTTGGGAGTCCTCTGATAGGACCGGATAATACATGGGGGCTTTGGACGGTCTGCGTTCTCGGAGCCACTCTTACCATCTGCCTGGAGCAAAGATATCGCCTTGCAGCCAAAATGACAGGGGCGCTGATCGCCTTGGTCATAGCCATGCTTCTGTCAAGCCTAAGGGTCATCCCTATGGAATCCCCTGTATGGGATTCGGTCTGGACATTTGTCGCGCCTCTGTCGCTGCCGCTGGTTTTGCTGGGGTGCGATGTCCGGCAGATGGGGAGAGAGGCAGGCCAGATCCTCAAGTGCTTTCTGGTGGGATCTGTTGGGACCGCTCTGGGAACTATGATCGGGTTTCTGTTGCTGAAGGATCGTATTCCGGAACTGGAAAAACTAGTGGGCGTGTTCACCGCCACCTATACCGGAGGGGCGATCAATTTTGATGCCGTTGGAAGGGCGCTGGACGTCTCACGAGAAGTGCTGTCGGCGGCAACGGTGGCAGACAACATGGTCATGGCCCTGGTATTTGCCATTCTGATGATCATTCCCTCCATGGGCTTCTTCCGCAGGCACTTTCACCACCCCTTCATCGATGACAATGAGGCGGATGCGGGGGCAGAGGAAAGTCGGGGAACAAGGCCGTATATCCCTGCCTACTCCCGTCGCAGCCAGATTGCGCTGAAGGATATCGCGCTGTCGCTCTCTGTCGCACTGGTGATCGTGGGGGTCTCCAGGCTCCTCGGAGGCTGGTGTGGAGACTTGCTGCCACAGGGCAACACCCTCGTGCGGATCGTGCATATCCTGTTTAGCAATGAGTATACCTGGATCAGTGCGATCTCCATCAGCTGCGCAACTCTGAAGCCGGGAATCTTCGGAGCGATCCATGGGGCCAGAGAGATAGGGGTCTTTTTGATCTACATCTACTTCTTCACCCTGGGGGTGCCGGCTTCCATTCCACTGCTGCTGAGTGGCTCCGTCATGCTGCTCGTGTTTGCGTTGGTCGTGGTGATCACCAACATGCTGTGTTGCTTTCTGTTCGGCAGGATCTTTCGCTGCCCATTGGAAGATATCATCCTTGCGGTCAACGCCTGTATCGGCGGCCCCACCACGGCAGCTGCCATGGCCGGGGCGAAGGGATGGAATTCTCTGGCAGGTCCCGCGATCCTGGTGGGGGTCCTCGGCTACGCGCTGGGCAGCTATCTGGGTCTGATGGCAGGTGGATTCCTTTGTGCATGA
- a CDS encoding arsenic efflux protein: protein MQEALLESLIDSIKLIPFLLVTYLAMGMLERAASERSKKIIRKAGVVGPVWGALIGVIPQCGFSAAASFFYVEKAITLGTLISIYMATSDEMLPIFLSEHVAASTIVGILVAKVVIGMVSGFLIEAMFGWMARRRRIPADFSGELGTGCGCAADLLIDSVRKTMQVWFFILIVSVGISIIMEAVGQQAISSLIGNVPVVGEAVAGLVGLIPNCAASVIITQLYIDGVIGAGPMMTGLLASAGVGLLVLFREHHNPRHDLRIVGLLYIVSVTWGVVIELLGISF from the coding sequence ATGCAGGAAGCACTGTTAGAATCACTTATAGATAGCATTAAACTGATCCCTTTCCTCCTTGTGACCTATCTGGCCATGGGGATGCTGGAACGAGCGGCCAGTGAGCGGTCAAAGAAAATCATCAGAAAGGCAGGCGTAGTTGGGCCGGTCTGGGGTGCGCTGATCGGCGTGATTCCCCAGTGCGGGTTTAGTGCTGCGGCCTCCTTCTTTTATGTGGAGAAAGCCATCACGCTGGGAACGCTGATCTCGATCTATATGGCCACCTCGGATGAGATGCTCCCGATCTTCCTGTCGGAGCACGTGGCAGCATCCACCATTGTGGGGATTCTGGTAGCCAAGGTGGTCATCGGCATGGTCAGTGGTTTTCTGATCGAGGCGATGTTCGGATGGATGGCACGTAGACGCCGGATCCCTGCGGATTTCAGTGGTGAACTGGGGACCGGCTGCGGGTGCGCAGCAGATCTTCTCATCGATTCTGTGCGGAAGACCATGCAGGTGTGGTTTTTTATTCTCATCGTATCTGTGGGAATCAGTATCATCATGGAAGCGGTGGGACAGCAGGCTATCTCCAGCCTCATCGGCAATGTGCCGGTGGTGGGTGAAGCGGTGGCAGGCCTGGTAGGGTTGATCCCCAACTGTGCAGCCTCTGTGATCATCACGCAACTCTATATTGATGGAGTTATCGGGGCAGGACCCATGATGACCGGTCTGTTGGCCAGTGCCGGTGTGGGGCTGTTGGTACTTTTCCGGGAGCATCACAACCCACGACACGATCTTCGCATCGTGGGGCTGCTATACATAGTGAGCGTGACCTGGGGCGTTGTGATCGAACTCCTGGGTATCAGTTTTTGA